GAACTTTTAATACTTGGCTTAGCTCAATGCGTTTACAGCCCTACTTATAAGTACTTTAAAACTTATCTGGTCTTTGTTTCCAATTTGGTTTCCAATTTGGAGTAAAAGTTCGAATCAGCAGTTCTTAGATCTTACAACTACTCcatatctttttaaattttctaatatctGTCCTCTAATATATCTTTTCTCAGATAGTCATATCTGGTAAACAAGTACACAGTCTTCCAAAGGGGAGTACAGATTTAGCTTCTAATCATAATGATAGTAGTTCTGATGGTGAGTACCTACCCATGATTAATAATTCTTTGATGCTGAATCCTGCTggcaatttttttgtaattatttcttgaaaggaaaatacaaattataataattattgatattttattctgTTTCTTTCTGAGATGCTAATGATTTACTAGTGTTATGAGTAGTAGTCTATGACTTCATGTGTCATCTTGATTATCGAGATTTCTACCCATGATCTTCTGTAGAAtgtctttattattttttaaatggctGTTAAGTAGTCTTGCCATTCAGGTGCACAGAGACATCCACTGAGGCCATATTTGGACTATGTTGGTTTTCTTTACCAAAGAATGGATCCACTGCCTGAGCAAGAACGATTTGAGGTagtttactctctctctctctctcttacataCACAGAATGGTGGTATGTCATTCTTTgtcataaattttcttttgaccATCTTTATTTGTACTCCAGCTTGGTTACAGGGATTTTTTACAGTCACCCTTACAAGTAAGTTTTTTCTACCCACTGTTTATTTTCTGATATTGTCTTTCATTAGTATTTAAATCACGATTTTTCTCCTTCTTGTTGAAATGGTCAACTGTATATTGTCATTCTCGTGTGGGAATTTTTTATGTACTCATTATAGTAATTGCAAGCTGGGCGTTATCTATTTATTAAATGCAGCCTCTCATGGATAACCTTGAGGCTCAAACCTACGAGACATTTGAGAAAGATGCAGTGAAATACATTCAGGTATGACTGATTGTGAGTTCTGTTTGCCACAATCTTGTTTCATTCTTTTCACTGTGTATTCTGTttaattcccccccccccccccatgcGTCCCCCTCCCCCCTTAATTGTGATGTTTGTCAGTCCTGTTGCTAGGCAATTGTTTTTATGTCATTAGTAGGTGGAGTGATTATGGTTAGCAGTCCTGTGGTTGTGTGTTGTACTGGTATATGATTGCTAGAAAATAGCAACTAATGATATATTCGTTTGAATTaatattcattttcttattatttgcAGTACCAAAGGGCAATTTGTAAAGCTTTGCAAGACAGAGTTCCTGATGAAAAGGCGTCGGTGATAACCACTGTAAGTGACCCAGTCATTGgaatttttgcaatttctttgattttgtttgtatatGTACATCATGCACCTCATTTGGTATTTGATAAAATGTAATGTGCTTGGGAAGCAAAGGTTCACATCATTGTATTTTTCATATGTGGCCAGGTATTGATGGTTGTAGGAGCAGGGCGTGGACCTCTTGTTAGGGCATCATTACAGGTACATTTCTCTAACTGCTGCTTGATTGGTTTTGGTTACACTATTTGTCTCTAGACTGCATTCTGCATGGTGAAAATTACATTGTTTtattgaacttttatttttctcctgCTCTTATGTAGGCTGCAGAAGAAACTGGACGCAAGCTTAAAGTTTTTGCTGTGGAGAAAAATCCAAATGCAGTTGTTACACTACATGTGAGTTGCTCTTCTCTCTCTCGCTTCTGGTATTGCAGCCTGCTTACCTTGCCTAAGCTTTGATAGCATGCTGGGAATGTATGAACTGCAAACAATGTTCATATGGTAGGGCTATGCAGAAATAAAAGGTTTCAAGGCGATAACCGCTAGGAAATATAAGAAAGTTTCATATAATATTTTGGTTCAGCCTGATAGGTGATAAAGTGAGGgtaaatacaaatttatttgGGTTGCTCATTTAAATTGGATCAGATTATTTGTTGGAATTATGTGGTTGGCTGGATCATTCTGTGTGCCATgtatatcttatatatattagataacaTATTGTATAATTTGCTTCTACAGCACCCCTTTTACTAGTCTTGTGGCATTTTTTGGAGCAGAGTTTAGTCAAACTAGAGGGCTGGGAAAGCATTGTTACCATAGTTTCCTGCGATATGCGTCACTGGGATGCTCCTGAGAAAGCTGATATTTTGGTATGTGCGTGTTGCCATGGTAAATCAATTTTATATCTACCTCCTCTTATGGCTGCTTCTTATTTGTGCCTTCTGTTGTTCTTAGGTTAGTGAACTGCTAGGATCTTTTGGTGACAATGAGCTGTCTCCTGAGTGCCTTGATGGAGCCCAGAGGTTTTTGAAGGATGATGGGATTTCAATACCGTCATCGTAAGTATATTATTTTCAAGTCtttggattttatacttaaaaaagagtttaatattgttatattttttacaaatttatctCTCTGATAATTTGGATGGGTGATTGCTTGCTTTTTACTAAATGGTTGGCCTGCACAAAGGAAAGATAGATGGCGACCATTAGATGACTAATGGGAGAATGGAGATCTTCTGTGCTAGTGGATGCTTACGTAGACAGtcaaaaaatttgttaagtAAATTGTCCCACATTgtttaagagagtgtgttgcgtgtagtataacttgcctCACCCTCCCTTAAAAACCTCTGATGCTGCATGTCTTGGTATTATTGTAAGTTACATTTTCAATTTAGATAGACAGTAGTGGAAATTGTATTGCTTTTGATGTCTACATTGCCAATAAATATTTACATTGTAAAACCCCAACTGAACAGTTGCCTTTCTCAAGTAGTCCAAACAATAGTGGTTATACGAGTCTTGGCATTCAGCTGGCAAGAAAAATTGTTCTCTTACCAAAGTCCATCTTTTGTCAGTTGGTCCATGGGTCCCCAATCTTTCATGGAGTGGAAGCCCATTTATCCACCAACGATCTGAGTCTTGTTGAGCAGAACATAAGTTGGTTGATGTTCTTGATACCCCCAGTAGTATATTTACATCATATGCTTTTACTAAATTAAGATACCCCTCTTTCAGGTACACAAGTTTCATACAACCGGTGACAGCTTCAAAATTGTATAATGATGTATGCCCCTTGTTTTTGTGGTCTAAAATTTCCACTATTCAGTTATTCAAGCATTTTATCTAAACTGGTTCTAGTTTTGCTGCAGGTTAAGTTACATAAAGATGTTGTGCACTTTGAAACTGCTTACGTTGTTAAACTGCACAATGTAGCAAGGCTTGCCCCTACTCAACCTGTGAGTTTTTCCTTCAGATGACATACTACCTCTAATGTGTAAACAATATTTAGCCTATGCTTGTTTGTTGTAGTgattgattaaaataatttttaaatatttttaaaagagcTGTTCTTTCATGTCATCTCCTATGAAACTTGATATTGATTGGTATCTTCAACTGGTATTTCTTTCCATTTGCGTAGGTCTTTACATTTACTCATCCAAATCAGCCAACTATGAAAAGCAATCAGCGTTACAAGAAGCTTCAGTTTGAGATACCCAGTGATACAGGATCAGCCATGGTGCATGGTATGTTGTTAGAATTATAGTTAAATGACCATTTCCTAATAGATTAAGCTTTAGGAAGAATTGGTAGCTTATCATGGTGTTAGAGTGAGATCCTGAGTTTGATCCCTATCTCCACTCTACCTCCTATTTAAAAAGTTGAATATCCCACATGTTGGGCTCCACTTATTAAGAGGGAATCTAGGCCCACACGTAAGGTGGAGTGTTAGAAttataattaaatgattaaattcatcaattCCTAACGATTTAAGCTTTTGGAGAATCTGTAATTTATCAAATGTGATGGCTAATGTATCTGAAGATAAATTTTCCAGATCAATTCATATTGCTCATGAACTTGTGTTTGTGGACATTGCCCTTTTACTCCTATGAATAAGAAGCTGGTATTCAGACAACAATGCTGAACCAGTGtagtaaaatttcaaaatagtaGCATAGGCTAAGAAGCATGTTGTTGCCTGTTGGAGTCCAGGTGACAGGTGATGTCCAGCCGTTACTTAGGAggaatatatattttgatggaCTCAACACAGTTAAACCTTATTATTTGACCCCTGTAGTTGAAGATAAAATGTGATGCATGCAATTCAaatttggaatatatatatttcttgaacTTTATCCTgtgttgttattgatgaattTTAGAGGCGATTGTTGGCGTTGTTTGAAGATATGCTAGGTAGACTAAGAAAGGTTGATGGGTGGTTCTATCGACAGAATATTCAGCTCCACTAAtgaattgggttttattttttgaacattATTCTCAATCTCTCTTTGTTAACGGTATTAATAGATCATCTCTTATTTGTGCTAATCAATAATCATATTGGGAGTTAATCATTATTTGTTTGCTAAAGATTTAGAATGATGAATTCTGTCTGACTTGTGCGATGTAATTGACATTGGTCAATCTGACTTTAAACCTCACCAGTGCCAGTATAGGCCTTGTCTCCTCCTACTTTTAAGCCTGCCTCTCTCTGATGTGGgtatgggatttttttttttttttttgaatggaagATATAGATGGGTATGGGATAATTTGACCCCAAGAACTACCTCAATCTCTCAAAACTCCTATACCACCTGCGCCAGGGCCTAGGGGCAGAATGCCCTTCATCCAcactttattatttgttttgtttgtggttttagtcttttagatgaaatcatttttttaattccctCAATATGGCCAGTGATGATGCTGGAGATCTTTTATCTTAATTTCCCATGAGATAAATCAGATTGAACTCTTTCTTGCACCTGATTCACAGGATTTGCTGGCTATTTTGATGCAACATTATACAAAGATGTACATCTTGGTATTGAACCATTGACGGCAACACCAAACATGTTCAGCTGGTATGACATTTGattctcttttaatttatttgcaaGGCACTTTTCACTTGAAGCTTATCATCCTTCATTTAGTGCCCTGGAATTGATATTAATAGCTCAAATATGCAGATGTTGGGATCTCCCCTTGTTTTATTCCAATCAATACAATGTATTTTAAATGTCTGTATTTGTCATCAAGTACAGTTTGACCTTTTTTGGGTTATTAAACATGAGTGAGGGAGTTTGCTTATTATCCGGTTTAGGTGAAATATTGCCATATTTTTACTTAACAGAAAATTAAAAGAGTATCCATAAACTGTATAGCAAAGGACCTGCTCATGATGAAGCTGACTATATGATGaattatatttataagtaaTCCTTAGAAGAAAAAGCTCGAAAGGGGACCCTGCAGTGAATTATGTAGATGTCTCTTTTCTGAATGCCTGCCTGTTGATTGTGTCCTTTTACTCAGGTTTGCAATATTTTTCCCGCTGAGGACACCGGTGTTTGTGTGTGCTGGTTCTTCTCTCGAAGTACATTTCTGGCGCTGTTGTGGTCCTACCAAGgtataacttattattattattattattgcatcACTGTCTAGGATTTATTATTAGGGGAACAATGAAAACTCAAAAGGCAGCTTCTGTCTATCAATTATTatatcaatctttttttttttttttttaatgtattgcTGGTTTCAAGGTGTTACAAATCGATgtttaaatggaaaattttggatAATTCCTGATGACGGTTTCTTGTTCTGGTTTTTGTGAAACTGGCAGGTTTGGTATGAATGGGGTGTTACATCTCCCTGCCAGTCTCCCATTCACAACAGCAATGGACGATCATATTGGGTTGGGCTGTAGGATTTCTTGATTCCACATATTGATACTTAAAACCATGCAATGTTCAGGAAGAAGCCAGTTCAAGGTTTGGTCTGTCAAGAGCAAGACGTGTTTAAATCTGTCCAAGATATATTTGGTCAACTGGTTACTCTGCTTCTCAGACCTTGGTGAAGTATATCCAGTTGCTTTCACATACCACTGGAGCTGATTCCTGTATTCATAGTATCAGTCAATAGTGCTGTACACTAATGTACAAGACTATTAAGATTGCTCTCTTGTTGTGTGTCAGCACATTGATTTTCTTTTACACAGGGAAATTGTATTCCTCCTCAATAGTTTTGAGtggtgttttaaaaaatagcatgGCTAGCATGCTCCGTAGACAAACAGAGGGTTTGGTTTTTACCATATAGTACACTGCTACCTGATATTATACCGACTTCTCGACATTAGATGAATTAGTGAATTTGCCTATGTAAGCTAGTAGGGAAAAAGTTAAGAACTGTTACTTGGGTGTAGAATAGTAGGGAtcccaattaaaattaaattcaaacgtttgaatttaattggaaaacGTAATGTACTGCACCTAAAGAACTGTACTTATATTTTAACCAAGCACATTTACATGTAGATGTTTTTTGTTCTGGGAAAATTGCAGAAAGGCATATTTGGGTCAATTGTAGACGGATTTCCTGTACTATCAATTTTGTGTTATTAACCTTTGAGCTACTGCATAATTGAAAATTGACCCCTGCACAAGATAcgtttattattaaaaaaaaaaaaaaaaatcaagaaaagtaaaggttaataaaaaaatcattcttaattttaaaataaaattaacaaatacttattttaattataatgaaaataaaaatgttctcaagcataaatatatattttttattaaaaaagacaAACTGTTATAGGTCTGAAAATGAGAGGAACAAAACAAATTacaatctttattattattattattattattattattattctaagaTCTACAATTGAATCGGatctggggaaaaaaaagtttacagtGAATTTCAATCACAAGCCAATATGCATCCCAAATCGGCCATCAACCTACCACCCTCACCAATCAAGCATTCGAACAAAGGCAACCAACCCAAGCCTTTAAAATTAGACATCAAAACCCATCACCCACACTGATCActccaacaaaagaaagaaataaaaatgtcTCATTTAAATAACCTCGTCGGCAAGCTTTTTCAGTCCCATCAGAAAGGACAAATACCAGAACCAATCGCCGCTAACCaaaattccacaaaataatttttgttgttgtatttttagtgtctattttattattattaaattttgaatatataatatGAATATTTTGTGGTTACATTAAATGGTTACATTCTCTTTAGAAATAAGAGTAGGTAATCCACTAAATTACAAGATTATTGGGCACTGCACTcatgaattattaaaataatttagtttattAACTGttagcaaaattttaattttgataaaactttactaatttaagatatttaaaattatactttaacttaattaaaagaaatcaagaaatttaaaataaacttcaacgtttattttaattattattataattttataatttaggccaaaatataaaaattatccCAGAGATTCAGGTTAATGCCAATTACTACCAAAGcttttcaaaaatatctaatttgCTCTCTAAGCACAAATGTCATTTaacattatttgaaaaattttatgctCCTACTTCCTTCTCTATCTCTAGCTATTATTTGTTTACCATATGCTATGTAGACACTATCATGTGCATATATTTACCATAATGTAGTTATTTTGTGACCAGTGAAATCAAGATAATCTCTTAGAAAGGTAGCAGATAACTTGGAGGAGTAATGAACTTTTAAACGGTGTTAATTGTTGTCTGTGTATGggaaacaaataatttttttttttttttttttttttgggaaaaatcaTGCTAATACTTAGTCTTAGCCCAAAGGTGGTTTTTCCGTTTTTGTATTTATCcctatattttaatataataaatattttttaattatttatttataaaaattagaatgaatattgtagggataaggacccaaaattatatattgggtcTTGAGCCTTGACCGAGGATGTTGATTGGTTCGAGAATGAATAAACAGTAATGAGGGTGTTAATTTAGAGTCCCATGAGCATCTGGCAAATGGAAAGATTGGGGGAGGTTGTCCTCCTTGGATTAGCGAAGTATAGACCAAATGTATATCCTATCGTTTAAAGTGACCTTCCAGGAAATTTCACTAATAGAGACGTGCATTATGAATGTACAAGAGGGATGGAAACCCGGAAATATCTAAAGAAAGGCTGCTGCAACCGCATTAAATACTCTGTAGCTAactttctggctgcattaatgtggagaagatcacagaacagtgctgccttggctacccCAATTCATAGAGGGCTTGAgggggtgtccgatgggacaaacactcaagtagtgacttagatgatcaacaagtgtaggatcaagatcaTTTAAAGGGAATTATATAACATAAGAGACCTTCCATGGAGGAGGGATCAGAAATTTGGAAGAGAAAACATTGTAGCATCTTGTACCATATCTGTAACcattttcaatcaatatatactaAAATATACCTCTTCGGATTGTGCCGATGACAAATTTACTTAGATAAATCCAGtccatttttgtttgattaccTTTTAAATTCCATTCTAACTGTTAAGTCATTCATTAGAACCTAGTTTTTCAActtactctctacaaattcattgtattggacttATTGGGATTGGATCCAATCATACCTTTGGCGAAGGATTCGAAATGTGTCCTTACAAATATAGTAAAACTTTACTAAACCAATTACAAGCTAGCTTTTTGcttaaattattcatttttttgtctcaaattttaaaaaagggaaatgctaacgagtgcccttagggaaCTGGTTAAGATTCCAATTAAAtaaagttttgacatcattttgatgagaaatgaaaaaaaaaaaatgtcaaaacattaattgctttttttttcttttcccataaaaattttctttaactggattcttaaccagtaccttaagggcactcgttagcatgacctttaaaaaataaactagttgttaactttttatttcatattattcAAATAAGCTatccaaaaaaatcatttataaaacTATACTACACTAACTATTGGGGCAAGCCGAGTACTATTAGAATTCGTTTTATACTTCCTCTTGGGCCAAGCCCAGTTCTTTTCAGAATTTGTATTATATAATGAAAAGTTGGCACACTCTAACAGCCAGATCGCACCGTTTCATTGCTTGCCAACCAAAGGTAACCCTAGATTCTTCGATCTTGTTTGTTTTCCCTggaaaatatatagaaattccgattctctctttttctttccttaaatCTATTGTTATTGTTGACAATCATAGATCTAGAttgttcatttcattccatatattaggatttttttcaaaattttctattactTGGAATTTGAAATCTAAGCATTATTgtgaatttggtttggtttttttcttcagaGATGTATAACGGAATAGGGTTACAGACTCCGAGAGGGTCAGGCACCAATGGGTACATACAGAGCAACAAGTTTTTCATCAGGTCTAAGACTGGGAAGAACAGTGAGAACGGCAAGGGATTCGAGGCGAACCCGGCTTCGGCTGGTCTCACTAGGAAACCCAATAGGGATATTCTCGAGCACGATCGCAAGCGTCAGATTGAGCTCAAGCTCGTCGAACTCGAGGACCAGCTCACCGATGAGGGTTGCACCGATGCTGAGATTACCAAGCGGCTCGACGAGGAACGGAAGATCCTAGAAGCTGCTGCCACAGCCGCCACCTCTGCTTTTTCCCAGGAAGGAGGGAATATCACCAATAATAAGTAATTTCTTGCACTTTCGGAAAGTTGTTGGAAGTTTGATTTTATGTTATTTCCATTTGTATCAATTGTAGTTGTTTGGATTGGGTTTGCTAATATTCTATGActagtggggttttttttttttttttcaattgttattAGTACTGGTTTTATTAGTTGACATTGtggtgtgtgtgtttatgtcaTATTAATGGTAATAAAAGAGAGGTTGCGATGGCAAATGCCTTCCATCAAAAGAGATTTGAGTCTGGGGATCagtctctctaaaaaaaaaggtttgggaAAGGCTGTCTACCATGACCTCTTTCAGACCTTGAAAAAAGTGAGAGATTTGTGCATTGGGTACGGCCTTTGTATTAATGGTAATAAAAGACTAATTCAATAGGCTTGGTACAATGTTAGTATTAGCACATGTCATTGAGCTCTAGCTTAAATGGTCTCTCATTTCCTTGTAAGATCAAGGTCCTGAGGTTGTGGGTTTAAGACCCAATTGGGTGCATTTGTAAActtactaatttaataaaagGATGCGTCATTGGGGAACAAGCAGTTCTGcctcttcttttatttggttttggagGTATATGCTTTACTTTGAGCTGGCATATACTTTGGGAATTGCGTTTCTTAGTTCTTAtacttttttcttcctttgaaAATTTATTCCTCATATTTGATGTTTCAATGGGTGACTATCTattgttattttcatttgtGAGATCTTCAAATGAGGCAATCTGTTGACTTGTATCTGTACTTCCCACCATTATTTTTAATAGTAGTCTTGTTTATCCATCTTTGGAAGAtggacatttttttaataagttttatgCTTGCATATTCATCAGATATTCAGATACACAGACCCACCAAGTTGCTGCCAGGAAAGAGAAGCAAATGGAAACTTTAAGATCTGCTTTTGGGATAGCTGCATCTGAACCTAATGAGCAAAGTATTGAAGGGAGTGATGATGTCAGAAATGGCCAGAAGGATGGTCTTGGTGATGATATCAAGCATTATGAGAAACGTGAACATGCTTTTTTGGATAGAGAGTTCAGGGGGAAGAAAAACATGGATGAAGATCAGAAAGTTGAAAAAGATGATAAGAAAAAGGGTCTTAAAGAATCAAGGCACCACAAGAAGGAAGGAAGTAAAAAGAGAAGGCATGAAACTGACTCTTCTGATACAGATAGCCGTGGGGAGAATTCCAAGGCTCTTCAAAAGAAGCACCGCAGAGGTAATAGGGGCACTGAACGTGAAAGTGATTCTGATATTGATGTTGATAAGAAGCACAAGCCTTCTAAGAAGCATAAGAAAAGCAAATTACGTGACAGCGATGATTCTGATTCTGCTACTGATTCTGACAGTAATGTCAATGTGCGGAAGACTTCAAGGAAGCACAAGAAAAGCAAGGTGCACAACATTGATGATTCTGATTCTGCTACGGATTCTGATATGGATGCTTATAAGAAGCACAAGACTTTAAAGCACAAGAACCAAAAACATGATAGTGATGGTTCTGATTCTGCTACCGATGACTCAAGCAATGAGAGTTCCAAAAGGGGGGATAAGTATAGAACATCTAATAGGAGGCATGGCTCCAATGATGGTTATTGTTCAACTAAGCCTCGTATACAGAATCGGGATCAGCATTTGAGAACAAGTGGAAGACATGATTCAAAGGATGAATCCAATGATACTGAtaatgagatagaaaagaaaagaagtcaATTGGAGAAACAACGGAATCATCCTAATGGAAGTCATAGGATAGAGAATGAGAAGAATCAAGATAAGCATGTGCGAATGAATAGAAGACATGATTCAGAGGATGAATCCAGTGATACTGATAAGgagatggaaaagaaaagaagtcaATTGGAGAAACAGCGGAGTCAACCTAGTGGAAGTCATAGGATAGAGAATGAGAAGAATCAAGATAAGCATGTGCGAATGAACAGAAGACATGATTCAGAGGATGAATCCAGTGATACTGATAAGgagatggaaaaga
The sequence above is drawn from the Quercus lobata isolate SW786 chromosome 12, ValleyOak3.0 Primary Assembly, whole genome shotgun sequence genome and encodes:
- the LOC115971268 gene encoding protein arginine N-methyltransferase 1.5 isoform X2, whose protein sequence is MDSETTLKQEIAWASHLSLQACLLPTPKGTSCANYARCVNQILQGLNNMQLWLRIPLLKTDDDSMDVDSNNLVDSWELWNSFRMLCEHHSQLSIALDVLSSLPSTNSLGRWFGESVRAAIINTDSFLTNARGYPCLSKRHQKLITGFFNHAIQIVISGKQVHSLPKGSTDLASNHNDSSSDGAQRHPLRPYLDYVGFLYQRMDPLPEQERFELGYRDFLQSPLQPLMDNLEAQTYETFEKDAVKYIQYQRAICKALQDRVPDEKASVITTVLMVVGAGRGPLVRASLQAAEETGRKLKVFAVEKNPNAVVTLHSLVKLEGWESIVTIVSCDMRHWDAPEKADILVSELLGSFGDNELSPECLDGAQRFLKDDGISIPSSYTSFIQPVTASKLYNDVKLHKDVVHFETAYVVKLHNVARLAPTQPVFTFTHPNQPTMKSNQRYKKLQFEIPSDTGSAMVHGFAGYFDATLYKDVHLGIEPLTATPNMFSWFAIFFPLRTPVFVCAGSSLEVHFWRCCGPTKVWYEWGVTSPCQSPIHNSNGRSYWVGL
- the LOC115971268 gene encoding protein arginine N-methyltransferase 1.5 isoform X1 translates to MPLGERSGDKESRYCGVETEFNDDMPQLLSHSLSSAGFDFVVATLMDPAYRPSLMQKDSGGSGALPFAGSDLVLSPSQWSSHVVGKISSWIDLDSDDEIVRMDSETTLKQEIAWASHLSLQACLLPTPKGTSCANYARCVNQILQGLNNMQLWLRIPLLKTDDDSMDVDSNNLVDSWELWNSFRMLCEHHSQLSIALDVLSSLPSTNSLGRWFGESVRAAIINTDSFLTNARGYPCLSKRHQKLITGFFNHAIQIVISGKQVHSLPKGSTDLASNHNDSSSDGAQRHPLRPYLDYVGFLYQRMDPLPEQERFELGYRDFLQSPLQPLMDNLEAQTYETFEKDAVKYIQYQRAICKALQDRVPDEKASVITTVLMVVGAGRGPLVRASLQAAEETGRKLKVFAVEKNPNAVVTLHSLVKLEGWESIVTIVSCDMRHWDAPEKADILVSELLGSFGDNELSPECLDGAQRFLKDDGISIPSSYTSFIQPVTASKLYNDVKLHKDVVHFETAYVVKLHNVARLAPTQPVFTFTHPNQPTMKSNQRYKKLQFEIPSDTGSAMVHGFAGYFDATLYKDVHLGIEPLTATPNMFSWFAIFFPLRTPVFVCAGSSLEVHFWRCCGPTKVWYEWGVTSPCQSPIHNSNGRSYWVGL
- the LOC115971099 gene encoding glutamic acid-rich protein, which codes for MYNGIGLQTPRGSGTNGYIQSNKFFIRSKTGKNSENGKGFEANPASAGLTRKPNRDILEHDRKRQIELKLVELEDQLTDEGCTDAEITKRLDEERKILEAAATAATSAFSQEGGNITNNKYSDTQTHQVAARKEKQMETLRSAFGIAASEPNEQSIEGSDDVRNGQKDGLGDDIKHYEKREHAFLDREFRGKKNMDEDQKVEKDDKKKGLKESRHHKKEGSKKRRHETDSSDTDSRGENSKALQKKHRRGNRGTERESDSDIDVDKKHKPSKKHKKSKLRDSDDSDSATDSDSNVNVRKTSRKHKKSKVHNIDDSDSATDSDMDAYKKHKTLKHKNQKHDSDGSDSATDDSSNESSKRGDKYRTSNRRHGSNDGYCSTKPRIQNRDQHLRTSGRHDSKDESNDTDNEIEKKRSQLEKQRNHPNGSHRIENEKNQDKHVRMNRRHDSEDESSDTDKEMEKKRSQLEKQRSQPSGSHRIENEKNQDKHVRMNRRHDSEDESSDTDKEMEKKRSQLERQRSQPSRSQRIENERNQDKHVRMNRRHDSEDESDDTDKEIEKKRSHLEKEMEKKRSQLGKQRNQPSGSHRIENEKNQDKHVRMNRRHDSEDESSDTDKEIEKKRSQLEKQRNRHSGSHRIENEKNKDQHVRVGRRHDSEDESDDEDSDTSYDRRKSKITAGRQKAVEKESVSPVDEIDFRRYKSRRDIADETTYESHERMRGKGRLNVGNEDEQPESKSRSRHSVKGAEHSGEQQKDSKIEYDSNTRAYLNKDDKKREDYSSFRSGGQRDNETVERGGRSYGKNDETERISRKDDRNYEEIGGGRRQSRVEEEQRGRKHRRDEDYEYRRHIRDDEENQRGSRRQVRGDDEERENRGHERDRQLDYSKRARYDDSRSSEGKRHDYDKRDDDRARR